CTGAATGGGGGACTCCCAGCGAAACTCAGAACCGCGAACGGCGCTCGAATTCGCCTTGGGCGCAAAGGTTTGGCCGTAATCGCCTGGGTTGGTCAAAGAACGGCTGCGAAGGGACTCGAGCGGGCGCGAGCAGGCGGCCCGTGCACCATTGTCACGGTCGCGGCTGCTAGCAGTAGCGCCAGGGGCCAGGTTTTGCATGGCTTCATAACGGATGAGGGCGAATCTGGCTCTTACTTCAAGCCTATTGCACGCGAGCGGCGGCTGGCCTCATCCGTGCAGCCGATCCCAATGCCCTCAGCGCTTAGCGCAAGCGGACGGGATCGGCCTCGACGGGCAGGCGAAACAGGCTGTAGGGACGCTCGCGCCGGTCCTCGCCCCGATGGAAATTGGGACTGCGCTGCAGCTGGTTGGCGGTGACGTAGAGGTAGCCATCGCCGGGTAGCGATAGGGTGTCGGGCCACAGCAGGCGCGGATCGTGAACGAGCGTTTCGAGTTGGCCGTCCGGGTGGCGGCGGTGAATGGCGTTGTGCTCGTAGTCAGTGGTGTAGATGCGGTTGCGGGCATCGGCCGCTAGGCCGTCCGAGGCGCCTTTCTCGCCATGGTCGATGACAGTGGGCGCTGCCGGCCGGTCCGGATCGGCCAGTACATCCGCGCTGACGCTATAGAGGCGGCGGCTCGAGAGCGGGCAGTAGTAGAGCCGCTGGCCGTCTGCTCCCAGGGCAATGCCGTCCGAGCCCACGGCAAACGGGCGCGTCTCGCCCTGCGGCGGTCGGCTCAGCAGCGGTTTGCCCTCGACCAACGGCAAAAAATCCGGCTCCGCTCGCGTGGAGGGATGGTCGTGGAGCTGGCGCCAGCTCTCGCCCGAGGCCAAATCGACAACAATAATGCCGTTGGGGCCGCTCAGCGAGGAGTCGGTAATGAAGGCCATGCCCGCCTCGCCGCGGCGCAGGTCAAAGCGGACGTCGTTGAGGTAGGTCATGGCTAGGGCCACCTCGCGCGGCAAGACAATTTTGCGCGCGATCGCGTCGCGCTCGAGATCGATGCCAACGAGCTTGGGGCCGCCGTACTCAGTGGGGCCGAACTCGATGCTGCCGGTATCCAACACCCACAACCGATTGGCAGGACCGACGACCACGCTCTGCACCGAGACGAACGAGCTGGCGAGATCGTCGAAATCGGGTTGGTTGATGGCCGCATTGGGATAGGGCACCAGTTCGCCGTCCCGAATTTCGGCAACGGTTGCTTCGACCCCATCGCCCCAACGCGGGAAGTTGGTAAAAATGCGGCCGCCTTGCGAGACCGTTACCCCGGTGGGCATGGCCCCTTCGTAGCGAAAGACCGACTCCAGCTCGCCGACGTAGCGCTCGCTGGGCAGTGCATTGGCTGCTGCCGGCGGAGTCGGCGCCAGGCCCCAGGCCAGCGCAATGGCAGCAGCCACAAGCGGTAACAGCACTCGCATGGCTCAAGCACGACTGAGTTGGGTGTGCCGCTCAACTTAGCACGCGAGTGGCAATGGCGCTGCCAGGAGTCCTGCATCGCTACGATCGCGACAGTCCGCGTCGTTTGGGTTGATTATGGTCTTGCAACCGCAGCAGCGCCAAAAGATCGATACGGCCGATGATGCCCTGTTTTACAGCGCGCCGCGCTTGGTCACCCATGCAGATGACGGTTTTCTGGAGCAGCTCACCCAGCTCTATCGGGAGCGCCTGCCGCCCGACGGGCGCATTCTGGATCTGATGGGCAGCTGGGTCTCGCACCTGCCCGAGGAGATGGCCTTTGCGCACGTGGAAGGGCACGGCATGAACGAAGCCGAGCTCGCGCGCAACCCGCGCTTGGATCGCTACTTCATCCAAGATTTGAATGCCAACCCCGAGCTGCCGCTAGCGGATGC
This genomic window from Cyanobacteria bacterium QS_8_64_29 contains:
- a CDS encoding gluconolaconase, encoding MRVLLPLVAAAIALAWGLAPTPPAAANALPSERYVGELESVFRYEGAMPTGVTVSQGGRIFTNFPRWGDGVEATVAEIRDGELVPYPNAAINQPDFDDLASSFVSVQSVVVGPANRLWVLDTGSIEFGPTEYGGPKLVGIDLERDAIARKIVLPREVALAMTYLNDVRFDLRRGEAGMAFITDSSLSGPNGIIVVDLASGESWRQLHDHPSTRAEPDFLPLVEGKPLLSRPPQGETRPFAVGSDGIALGADGQRLYYCPLSSRRLYSVSADVLADPDRPAAPTVIDHGEKGASDGLAADARNRIYTTDYEHNAIHRRHPDGQLETLVHDPRLLWPDTLSLPGDGYLYVTANQLQRSPNFHRGEDRRERPYSLFRLPVEADPVRLR